In Arenicella xantha, the genomic window AACACCGCCGAATTTTCCGTGACTGCGTTCATAGTTGCGCTGCTCGCCACTGATCAACCAAGCCGCTTGCGCATAGCCGGTCACAAAGCGTGACTCATCTAATTGCGTATAGTCCACTGTTTGCTCACCGAATTCAGCTTGGAACAGCAGGCTATGATGCTGAAACGCCGCTTCCAAACCAACGTATTTCACGTCATTAGCGGCATGTTCGCCAGTATCAAATAGCGCAGCTAACTGATGACTCTCCGGGCGTGCCGAGACCCGATAATCTTCCTCACCAAGTGACACGTAATAGCTCGCTGCACCAAGGTGCCACGTGTGGTTCGAGCTGTGCAACGGCGTCCACATAAGCCGTGCGGCCGCCTTCCAGCCTTCACTCTCACCCACTTCCGTGTCGAGCTGAGACTGGCCGAACAAACCTGCGTTGAGCGACCAACGTTCACCCTGGGTTTCAAACCCTAGCCCTACCGAACGCCCTAAGCTTAGTGAATTGTGCAGCGAGCGCTCCAAAAAACTATGATTAGAGTCGCTGGTTTCATCATCCAGTGACACTGAGGCTTCATGGTGTCCTAGGCGAATAGCCGTGTGATCACTCATTCGATATCGAATGAAAATATCCTCGTAGCCTATCTTGTCACCACTGAAATCCAACTCGGCCACATAGTCTAGCGACGGGGAAAATGCGCCTTGAGCGCCCAATCTAACTCGACGAATTTCACTGGCTCGACCATAGTCAGTTGTCTCAACATCACTGCTGGTCGTCATAAGCTCGGTTTGAAATTTACCGCGAAACCTAAATCGCGATTCACTTTCTGGCTTACTAAACTGGGGCGATGCCCCAGCCCAAGCCATAGCGGCGCTTGCTGGATTTGAATCGGGGCTGTTTACCCCTACTGCGACAGGCTCAGCAACAGACCCAGCGGCGGCCGATTCAAGTTGCGCTAGCCTACTCTTGAGTTCGTTTAATTGACGTTCCTGCGCATTTACCAGAGCCCGAATTTCCTCTAAGCTGTCTTCTGCCACGGCCACAAATGGACACCATAACAATATAGAAAACACTAAAATAACGTGTGCGGATATTTTTCTGTACATAGCGCTACCCTTCTTGATCATCGGCATTTTCTTAACGGGGCGCGTTAGCATTGCGACTAAAACTAAGCTCACCATGGAGTTGCTCCTTAGCAAGATCAGCTACCCACTTTTCATTAATTCCATCTGGCGTCAATGTCCATTCACTGCGGTATAAAAATCGGTTTCCAGAGAGCATCTGAACCCCATCACCTTGACAGGTAGCCTGCTTCCGATCCGCTGACAACAAACACTTAGTCTGGTAGACCGAGTAGGCATCACGTCCAGAAACAGTCAGAAATCGGCCATCTGCCCGCACCGAAATGTCTCCACCTTCTCCGTCGGTCCATGCACCACTCCAAACCGGTTCAAACTCACTCCTCTGAGCAACAGCGACGTTAATAGAGGACAAAAAGCAGCCCACAAGCAGCAGCCCAAATAACCAGTAGCTTCGACAAATACCATGATGTCGGTAAGGCTGGTAACTAAGCGCAGATTCAAGATTATTCATGTCATACATATTTGAAGGAGTGTTAGAAAGCTGAACGATGTTTTGCCTCTTGGCAGCACTATTGCGTGCAGGCATAAAGCGGTTTGAAACTGGGTTGGCAAAGTACACTTGCTACTACACCGACCAAGCGCTTAGAGGAGGATGCTTATCGTGCCAAGAACGAGCGACTTCGAGTTCCCCCGCCAATCGAAACAATGTGTCCTCACCACCATACGCAGCGGTAAACATCATGCCGATCGGTAAATTATTAGGGTTCCAACAGAGCGGCACGCTCATAGCGGGTACGCCTGTCACATTCGCCAGCGGCGTGAAAGGACAATAGCGCCACATTTGTTCAAGATACGCGTCAAGATCGCCCGAGTTAGCATCCAGCACGCCCAGCCTAATTGGAGGCTGCGCTAAAGTTGGTGTCAACATGACATCCCAGTCCTGCATAAATGCGCCCAAGCACCGACCCAGTTCAGTACGATATTGCAGCGCGTTAGTTAATTCGACGCCACTCGTCGCTAAGCCTCTTTGGTAGAGCGCAAGGTTACAGCGCTCTACCGTTGTGTGATCGATTTCTCGGCACCTGTCGTTGGCGGTCTGCTGGAGTTCTGCCGCCATCGAGACCGCTAACATCGTGGTGACGTGATCATGTAGCTCTGGCGCGCTGTAATCGACTGAGGCTTTCACCACGTCATGACCAAGATCACTCAGCAAAGTCGCGGTCTCATCCAGCGCAGCTAGGCAATCTGGGTGCACGTTAATCCCTTGCGCACGACCATCGCACACCGCAACTCTGAGGCGTTGCGGTGCCGCACTCACCTCGTGTAAGTAAGGGCGTCTTTTAGGCGGTGCAGAGTATGGCGAGCCGGTATCATGACCACCACTAATATCCAGCATTAGAGCGCTGTCTCGTACACTACGAGTAATGACATGATGTGTCATCAAGCCATACCAAAACTCGCCATCTCTTGGACCAGTTGGCACCCGCCCTCTACTCGGCTTTAAACCAAACACGCCATTGCAAGACGCAGGTACACGAATTGACCCAGCGCCATCGTTACCGTAAGCAATTGGAATTATACCTGCCGCGACTGCCGCCCCGCCGCCACCACCCGAGCCACCGCTAGAACGGCTTACGTCCCATGGATTACGACATGGGCCATGCAGTTGCGACTCTGTGGTCAGCGATGATGAAAACTCCGGTACATTGGTGGTACCCATGAGAATAAGGCCAGCCGCCTTGTAGCGCTTGACAACCTCAGCATCGAAATCGATCACCGTACCGCGAGCCAAGCGACTGCCGAAGTCGCGCGCCACACCCTTGACATAGCCCACGCAATCCTTCATCGCCAATGGAACGCCAGCAAAATCAGCGACATAATCTAGGTTACGACTTTGCTCTAACGCGGATTCGGTTTGCATTGACACGAAGGCGTTTAATGGCTCATTGAGCTGAGCAACAAGTTGGTAAGCAAGCTCGAGCAATTGCTGTGGATTGATCTCGCCGGCCTTAACAGATTGCGCTAACTGAAGGCCATCGCAGTCAGCATATTGGCTAAAGTTCATGGTTTTCGCACCAAATAGACGGCGTAGCTTGGCAGAAGAATATAGTCATGATTCAGCCTCTTCGGCTACAGCCAAACGGAAGTCGTCGCGAGTACAAAATGCCAGCCGCGCGCGCTTGGTCGGCATCTCGATTACACCTTGGTAACGAAAACCTGCTTTTAGGTTCAAGGCGTGAATTTTTGAGTTATCTGCATCCGGCTCTACCACGACTCGCTGGACTTGTGCGTGAGAGAAAATAAACTCAAGGATAAATTTGAACACATGCCAAGTGAACTTAGGCAACGGGGTTTGTGTCGGCGCAACTAAAATATGCATACCGTAATCGCCTTGCTGAGCATCGTAGTACTCGGCGAGGTCATCATGCTCAGCATTATAAAACTCAAACAAGAACACTGGAGCTTGGTTAAAGCAGCCGATGTAGACCTGTGTGTTTTGGGTCGCCAAAATTTTTTCGTACTCCGTTGCTACTTGCTCCACGCTGGTGTTTTGCAACATCCAAAATTTAGCATGCTCGGCGTTCACCCAAGCGTGGATTAACTTTACGTCTGCGGTATTGTTGTAGGGGCGAAGTGAAAACGGCCCTATCTTAGGAATACTTTTTTGGTAGACAAACAAAGACAATCTCCTCTCTCGGTCAAACT contains:
- a CDS encoding OprO/OprP family phosphate-selective porin, which produces MYRKISAHVILVFSILLWCPFVAVAEDSLEEIRALVNAQERQLNELKSRLAQLESAAAGSVAEPVAVGVNSPDSNPASAAMAWAGASPQFSKPESESRFRFRGKFQTELMTTSSDVETTDYGRASEIRRVRLGAQGAFSPSLDYVAELDFSGDKIGYEDIFIRYRMSDHTAIRLGHHEASVSLDDETSDSNHSFLERSLHNSLSLGRSVGLGFETQGERWSLNAGLFGQSQLDTEVGESEGWKAAARLMWTPLHSSNHTWHLGAASYYVSLGEEDYRVSARPESHQLAALFDTGEHAANDVKYVGLEAAFQHHSLLFQAEFGEQTVDYTQLDESRFVTGYAQAAWLISGEQRNYERSHGKFGGVVPATSWGEGGQGAVELALRSSYMDLVSGDISGGKGATLSVGLNWYPKSFLRLSANWVHFDIDNSLEVLPQGYAAHKGDAFAIRSQVTW
- a CDS encoding GNAT family N-acetyltransferase, coding for MKVNGAAESLDEFDRERRLSLFVYQKSIPKIGPFSLRPYNNTADVKLIHAWVNAEHAKFWMLQNTSVEQVATEYEKILATQNTQVYIGCFNQAPVFLFEFYNAEHDDLAEYYDAQQGDYGMHILVAPTQTPLPKFTWHVFKFILEFIFSHAQVQRVVVEPDADNSKIHALNLKAGFRYQGVIEMPTKRARLAFCTRDDFRLAVAEEAES
- a CDS encoding amidase, with protein sequence MNFSQYADCDGLQLAQSVKAGEINPQQLLELAYQLVAQLNEPLNAFVSMQTESALEQSRNLDYVADFAGVPLAMKDCVGYVKGVARDFGSRLARGTVIDFDAEVVKRYKAAGLILMGTTNVPEFSSSLTTESQLHGPCRNPWDVSRSSGGSGGGGGAAVAAGIIPIAYGNDGAGSIRVPASCNGVFGLKPSRGRVPTGPRDGEFWYGLMTHHVITRSVRDSALMLDISGGHDTGSPYSAPPKRRPYLHEVSAAPQRLRVAVCDGRAQGINVHPDCLAALDETATLLSDLGHDVVKASVDYSAPELHDHVTTMLAVSMAAELQQTANDRCREIDHTTVERCNLALYQRGLATSGVELTNALQYRTELGRCLGAFMQDWDVMLTPTLAQPPIRLGVLDANSGDLDAYLEQMWRYCPFTPLANVTGVPAMSVPLCWNPNNLPIGMMFTAAYGGEDTLFRLAGELEVARSWHDKHPPLSAWSV